Below is a genomic region from Kribbella qitaiheensis.
GCCGCGCTGCTGTGCAATCTCGGGATGGCTTACGACGACAGCGGTGAGTCGGTGCAGGCAGCCGAATTCCTGACCCGGGGGATCCGCGCGTTCCGGTCGCTCGGCCGGATCGGCAGTCTGTGGCCTGCCTTGCACAGCCTGAGCAACGTCTCCTACAACCTCGGTGAGCTGGATGCGGCCGTGGCGGCTGCCTCGGAGGCGCTCGAGATCGCACCGGACGGCTACGCGGGAGTCGTCGGGCTGCTCAACCGTGGGCTGGCATACCGGCTGCTGGGTGAGATGGACCGCGCGGAGGCCGACACGACCACGGCGCTCGCGATGGAGGACCGGCCGTCGTCGCCCGGGCAGTACGGGATCGCCTTGCTGTACGCCGATCTCGGCCGGTACGACGAGGCCGCGGTTTGTGCGGAAGCGGCGCTGTCGATCAGCCGGCGGGACGGACTGGAATTCCACGAGGCGACAGCGCTCAACACGATCGGAATGGTCCGCCTCGGTCAGGGGCGCCGGGCCGAGGCCGCCCGGCACCACGCGGACGCGCTGGAGATCTCCGGACGGCTCGGTCATCGGGCGACGGAAGCCGAGGCGTTGCTCGGGCTGGCAGCGGTGGCGCTCGCCGACGACGACCTGGCCGAGGCGCTCGACCTCGGTCATCGCGCCCGTGAGCTCGCAGGCCGGTTGAGGCAGCGGATCGTCGAATGCCGGGCCGTTCTTCTCCTCGCCGAAGCCAGCCGTCAGGCGGGCCAAACCGACGACGCGGAACGCTTCACCAGCGAGGCCACCACGATCAAGTCCGGCACCGGCTATCGCACACCTGTCCTGGCCAAGCATCGCTGACGGCTATCGTCTTGGAGATGGTGAACTACGACGACCGGCTGCACCAGGTGTACGCCGCTGGACGGGGGCTGGAGACGAGCAGCCTGAACGCTTGGATGCAGGCCTTCGCCGATCGGGTGCCGACCGCGCGACCGTTGACCGTGCTGGACCTCGGCAGCGGCATCGGCCGGTTCACTCCTGCCCTCGCCGAGACTTTCGGCGGACCTGTGTACGGCGTGGAGCCGTCAGCCCGGATGCGTGAGATCGCGACCGAGACCGCGTCGCACCCGGCCGTGACGTATCTGGACGGTTCGGCCGAGGCGATCCCGCTGCCGGCCGCGTCCTGCGATTTCGCCTTGCTGTTTTTGTCCTTCCATCACTTCGGCGACAAGTTGCGCGCCCTGCGAGAGCTTGCTCGGGTGGTTCGGCCCGGTGGCATGGTGCTGCTGCGAAGTCAGTTCTCCGATCGGATGCCGGACCTGTACTGGTACCGGTATTTCCCGTCCGCCCGGAAAGTGGACGCGGAGATGTACCTCCCGCTGGACGCGGTCCGCGCCTTGACCGAGCAGGCCGGGCTGACGATTTTGGCTGACCCGACCCTGATCGAGGTCGAGGGCCCGAGCACCGTGCAAGCGTCGTACGAGCGGGTGAAGCACCGGGCATACTCCACCTTCGAGCATCTGCCGGCCGATGAGATGGACTCCGGTTTCGCCGCCTTCGAGCTCGATGCCGAATCCACCCCCGATCGCGAACTG
It encodes:
- a CDS encoding tetratricopeptide repeat protein → MEDRPSSPGQYGIALLYADLGRYDEAAVCAEAALSISRRDGLEFHEATALNTIGMVRLGQGRRAEAARHHADALEISGRLGHRATEAEALLGLAAVALADDDLAEALDLGHRARELAGRLRQRIVECRAVLLLAEASRQAGQTDDAERFTSEATTIKSGTGYRTPVLAKHR
- a CDS encoding class I SAM-dependent methyltransferase, translating into MVNYDDRLHQVYAAGRGLETSSLNAWMQAFADRVPTARPLTVLDLGSGIGRFTPALAETFGGPVYGVEPSARMREIATETASHPAVTYLDGSAEAIPLPAASCDFALLFLSFHHFGDKLRALRELARVVRPGGMVLLRSQFSDRMPDLYWYRYFPSARKVDAEMYLPLDAVRALTEQAGLTILADPTLIEVEGPSTVQASYERVKHRAYSTFEHLPADEMDSGFAAFELDAESTPDRELPAVPAALLVLYRPLRD